The genomic window GAATGGCGGTCTATCGCACGATCTTTTTCTTACCGACCCTTGTACCACATGTGGCTTTAGCGATTTTATGGGTGTGGCTCTTAAACCCTCAGTTTGGGTTAGTCAATGCGATGCTTGATTTTGTCGGCATTCAAGGACCACCGTGGCTAGGAAGTACGTTCTGGTCAAAACCAGCCCTCATTTTAATGTCGCTTTGGGGAATTGGGCAAGCGGTAATCATTTATTTAGCTGGATTAAGTGATATCTCTCAAGAATATTACGAAGCAGCCGAAGTAGATGGCGCAACATTCTTACAAAAGACCTTTAAAATTACGTTGCCTTTATTAACACCGGTTATCTTTTTTAACTTAGTAATGGGTTTTATCGGTGCTTTCCAACAGTTCACGTTGCCTTATGCCATGACGAATGGAACAGGAACACCGGCTGATTCATTAACCTTTTACGTCATGTATTTGTACGATAATGCGTTTAGTTATTTTAGAATGGGCTATGCCTCGGCAATGGCGTGGATTTTGTTTCTCATTATTCTAGTACTAACGAGTCTTGTTTTCTGGAGTTCAAAAAAATGGGTTCACTATCAAGGTGATTGAGGAGGAATGAGAAGTGGAAGCAACTGCTAAGAAGCGTTTCAAAAAAATTTATGCACATACTGTCTTGATCATCGCGTCTATCATCTTTCTCGTTCCGTTTATTTGGATGGTGTCGACATCGTTTAAACCAATAACGCAAGTGTTTAGTTTTCCGCCAGAGTTTATTCCTCGTCCTTTTCAATGGGAAAATTATATTGAAGCGACTCAATACATACCATTTTGGACGTACACGTATAACACCGCAGTGATCACAGGATTAAGCACTTTAGGAGTTGTCATTTCTTGCCCAATCGTTGCTTATAGTTTCGCCAAGTTACGATGGCGTGGACGGAACATGATGTTTGCCATTACGATTGCCGTAATGATGATACCGGCTCAAGTAACGATGATACCGTTGTTTTTACTTTTTAATCAGTTTGGTTGGGTTGGAACGAATTTACCTCTCATTGTACCAGCATTCTTTGGGGTTCCGTTCTCTATTTTCCTTT from Shouchella hunanensis includes these protein-coding regions:
- a CDS encoding carbohydrate ABC transporter permease, with product MAQLETNKPPKVRVNKRRSNENLTGWLFAMPWVIGLLLFFGYPLLSSMYYSFTDFSILQSGEFIGLANYRELFQDDLFWISIYNTIYFAVFFVPLSIIFGVALAMVLNMKVKGMAVYRTIFFLPTLVPHVALAILWVWLLNPQFGLVNAMLDFVGIQGPPWLGSTFWSKPALILMSLWGIGQAVIIYLAGLSDISQEYYEAAEVDGATFLQKTFKITLPLLTPVIFFNLVMGFIGAFQQFTLPYAMTNGTGTPADSLTFYVMYLYDNAFSYFRMGYASAMAWILFLIILVLTSLVFWSSKKWVHYQGD
- a CDS encoding carbohydrate ABC transporter permease, producing MEATAKKRFKKIYAHTVLIIASIIFLVPFIWMVSTSFKPITQVFSFPPEFIPRPFQWENYIEATQYIPFWTYTYNTAVITGLSTLGVVISCPIVAYSFAKLRWRGRNMMFAITIAVMMIPAQVTMIPLFLLFNQFGWVGTNLPLIVPAFFGVPFSIFLLRQFFKGLPDTLREAAKIDGASEWRIYWQIMFPLAKPAILAIALFQFMASWTDFLGPLIYLTEEASYTLSLGLQQFQNQQGSQWHLMMAVSTMMTLPIIVLFFFMQKTFINGITFTGIKG